TGGGACGTACCGCATAGTGAAACTTCACCGCTGAATTCCCATCTTTTTGTACCAGAAATCGAAGGAACGACCCGGTATAAAGATGTCCAGACCGATTGCCGGTGAATCCGACGGGTTTTTTACTGCGTGGGCTTCGTTAGGCGGGATGTATGCGGCATCTCCTTCGTCAAGCCTTTCTTCCCTTCCGTTATCCAGGGTTATGATCATTGAACCTTTAAGAACCACCAGAACCTGGGCGTTTGGATGCTGGTGCGTCGGCGAGGTATGCCCCGGCGGCTTTACGAAGTGCTCAATGGAAATCTCCTGCTCGTTACACAGACTTCTTCTCAGCCATCCCGGCTCCGGTTCGCACCGTTCGGCCTGTCCGAATCTCACGACTTTCATCTGCATTCCTCCGATTTTTGAGCTGTTGTTTTTAATGTTCCGAAAAGGCCTTCCCTAAAGCGGCAGGAGGCCTGGCCTTGAGCAGTTCCAGAAAGCGAAATGTCGGTTCCCTGAGACGGGGTTTTGTGGGTCTGTTTATGAAGACCAGGGTGAGAATCATCAGCGGAAAGGGGGCTACCTGAATAAGCTGGGCCGGAACGGATGTCCAGATGTTCTGCACTATGGAACTCAGGGCTTGAAGTGTTGCGAAAATGTAGGCTCCCAGTGCAACCCGCAAAGGATTCCAGCCTCCGAAGATTACCAGAGCAAGGACGATCCAGCCAATACCTTCGGAGCCCTGGGGCCTTCCCCATCCCGGTTTTATGCCGAGAGAGAACATTGCCCCGGCCATACCGGCCAGCAGACCGCCCAGGACAAGATAGAAAAATCGAATACGAAGTACCTTATAGCCCCTGGCTCTGCAGGCTTCGGGATTTTCTCCTGCTGCCCGAAGAATGAGGCCGGCTCGGGTTTTGTACAGATATATCCAGACGGCGGGGATAAGAACGATACTGGCATAGGTCATTATGTTGTGGTGAAAAAAAGCCGGGCCGATGAAGTCGAGTTTCGATAAAACCGGCAAAGATATGGTGTCTAATTGTGGTCCGGCAATTCTTGAAAAAGGATTTCCCAGAAAATAAGCCAGATCCCGGCACGTCAGCGTGAGAACGAAGCCAACGGCGACCTGAGGAGCCTTCCACAGCAAACACAAAAGCCCCAGCAGGGCCGCAACCAATGCACCCGCCAGGCCGGCACCCAGTATGCCCGCTGCCGTGCTACCCGTTTTGCAGGCAATCACAAAGCCGGACATGGCCCCCAGGAGAATAGTCCCGTCAAGTGAAAGGTTGATCACTCCCGACTTTTCGGTGAGTGTTTCTCCCAATCCGGCAATGACAATGGGAGCGGCACTGGCCACAATCATCCCGAAAAAGAGTCCCCACGATATTTCCATTAAGCCTTCCTCCGGGCATGAACGACTCCAAGGGCACTCAGTACGAGAATTCCCTGAATCACGCCACTTAAAGCAGAGTCAACCCCAAGCATTAAAGGAAGCTGTATGCTTCCGGCCTGGAGAATTGCAAAAAGCAGTGCGATAAGCGGCACGGGTCCGCATCGATATCCGGCTAGCATCACTACCAGCAGGGAGAGATATCCGTAATTGCTTGAAATAACCGGAATGAGGCGATGATAAACTACAACAGTCTGGTAATATCCTACCATGCCGGCCAGAGTACCCGCTACCGACATGGCCATGAGAAAGTTACGATTAATCGATATTCCGTAGACTTCTGCAGCTTTTGCATTGTTTCCGATGGCCCTTATGACAAGACCCCACCGGGTTGATTTCAGCACCCAGGCCGTGGCGACCATTAGTAGCACCGAAGCAACCAGAATCAGAGGTGAGACTCTCCATCCGGCCGGCACGGGGAACCATAGTTCTCGAGGGAATGGCTCCGTTCCGCTCATTGATGCAATTCCCGCTCTTTTCCAGGGCCCGAAGATCAGCCAGAGCAACAACCCCTGTGCAACGAAGTTAAGGCCGAGCCCCGAA
This portion of the Thermodesulforhabdus norvegica genome encodes:
- a CDS encoding cupin domain-containing protein, with product MKVVRFGQAERCEPEPGWLRRSLCNEQEISIEHFVKPPGHTSPTHQHPNAQVLVVLKGSMIITLDNGREERLDEGDAAYIPPNEAHAVKNPSDSPAIGLDIFIPGRSFDFWYKKMGIQR
- a CDS encoding ABC transporter permease yields the protein MEISWGLFFGMIVASAAPIVIAGLGETLTEKSGVINLSLDGTILLGAMSGFVIACKTGSTAAGILGAGLAGALVAALLGLLCLLWKAPQVAVGFVLTLTCRDLAYFLGNPFSRIAGPQLDTISLPVLSKLDFIGPAFFHHNIMTYASIVLIPAVWIYLYKTRAGLILRAAGENPEACRARGYKVLRIRFFYLVLGGLLAGMAGAMFSLGIKPGWGRPQGSEGIGWIVLALVIFGGWNPLRVALGAYIFATLQALSSIVQNIWTSVPAQLIQVAPFPLMILTLVFINRPTKPRLREPTFRFLELLKARPPAALGKAFSEH
- a CDS encoding ABC transporter permease, which codes for MKKLRTVATVALVSITLTALVVTAAGVNPAHVIAAFFKGTFSSWRHFLHVLSIWIPLALCSCGLLFTFSLGLWNIGIEGQIMLGAVGATWCLRYLQGSVAPPLALVFALIAACAFGATWAVICGLLKIKSNVHEIFSGLGLNFVAQGLLLWLIFGPWKRAGIASMSGTEPFPRELWFPVPAGWRVSPLILVASVLLMVATAWVLKSTRWGLVIRAIGNNAKAAEVYGISINRNFLMAMSVAGTLAGMVGYYQTVVVYHRLIPVISSNYGYLSLLVVMLAGYRCGPVPLIALLFAILQAGSIQLPLMLGVDSALSGVIQGILVLSALGVVHARRKA